The DNA segment CTGCGTGAACATCGCGGTCAAGGGTTTGCTCAAAGAGACCCCGCGGCTCGTGGTCTCCGGCATCAACAAGGGGCCGAATCTTGGGGATGATGTGACCTATTCAGGGACCGTCGCGGGGGCCATCGAAGGCATTCTGCTCGGGATCCCTTCCTTTGCCATCTCACTCAATGGGCGTGAGGATTTCCGTTTTGCCGAGGCAGCGGAAGTGGCCTTCAGTACCGCCCGGCGGATACTTGAGGAGGGGCTTCCCGCCGGCACCCTTCTGAACATCAATGTTCCGAACCTTCCTTTCTCCGAAGTCTCGGGCACGCGTATCACCCGGCTCGGCAAACGCATTTATCACCAGATGACCGTGGAGCGCGTGGACCCGAGAGGAAAAAAATACTATTGGATCGGGGGCGGCGAACCGGATTGGGAGCGGGAAGAGGGCACGGACTTCGACGCTGTAGACCGCAAGATGATCTCGATCACTCCGCTCCATCTTGATATGACGGACTATTCTTCGTTCGACAGGCTGAAATCCTTGGAGACAATGTCCTATGCGCCAC comes from the Nitrospirota bacterium genome and includes:
- the surE gene encoding 5'/3'-nucleotidase SurE; the protein is MILVTNDDGVYSPGIQLLARHLRELDSVVIVAPDRERSAAGHSMTLHRPLLIEEIKESMYSVNGTTTDCVNIAVKGLLKETPRLVVSGINKGPNLGDDVTYSGTVAGAIEGILLGIPSFAISLNGREDFRFAEAAEVAFSTARRILEEGLPAGTLLNINVPNLPFSEVSGTRITRLGKRIYHQMTVERVDPRGKKYYWIGGGEPDWEREEGTDFDAVDRKMISITPLHLDMTDYSSFDRLKSLETMSYAPPATRRSSE